In a genomic window of Glycine max cultivar Williams 82 chromosome 13, Glycine_max_v4.0, whole genome shotgun sequence:
- the LOC100809984 gene encoding SRSF protein kinase 3: MAEDRSEASDYSSEDEGTEDYRRGGYHAVRIGDTFKNGSYVVQSKLGWGHFSTVWLAWDTHKSRFVALKIQKSAQHYTEAAMDEIKILKQIADGDPDDKKCVVKLLDHFKHSGPNGQHVCMVFEFLGDNLLTLIKYSDYRGVPLPMVKEICFHILVGLDYLHRELSVIHTDLKPENVLLLSPIDPSKDPRKLGIPLILPNTKDKTVTKNGATIANKSLNGDLTKNQKKKLRKKAKKAAQSCAGRENAEEAEEDSKASDEQDDCSNDVKPSVESGEVKPNSPVRKDESTKTSENKDIPQGSHGNRRGSRSTRKKLLAAVDLKCKLVDFGNACWTYKQFTNDIQTRQYRCPEVLLGSKYSTPADLWSFACICFELASGDVLFDPHSGDNYDRDEDHLALMMELLGMMPRKIALGGRYSRDFFNRYGDLRHIRRLRFWPLNKVLTEKYDFSEQEANNMTDFLLPLLDFVPEKRPTAAQCLQHPWFSAGPFTLEPSLTAVKQDDAIEGEIFEKMQREKAEQEAVEVGMGNMAIDGNPKPLKEFQSMKPSE, encoded by the exons ATGGCGGAGGACCGGAGTGAGGCGAGTGATTACAGTTCGGAGGACGAAGGAACCGAAGATTACAGGCGTGGAGGGTACCATGCGGTTCGGATTGGTGACACTTTCAAGAATGGGAGCTATGTGGTGCAGAGCAAGCTTGGTTGGGGTCATTTTTCCACTGTTTGGCTCGCTTGGGACACTCACAAATCG CGATTTGTTGccttaaaaattcaaaagagtGCTCAGCATTACACTGAAGCGGCAATGGATGAAATAAAGATTCTTAAACAAATTGCTGACGGGGATCCAGATGACAAGAAATGTGTTGTAAAGCTTTTGGATCACTTTAAGCATTCAGGACCTAATGGCCAACATGTTTGTATGGTTTTTGAATTCCTTGGGGATAATCTTCTCACACTTATCAAGTATAGTGATTATCGAGGGGTTCCCCTTCCCATGGTCAAGGAAATTTGTTTCCATATTTTGGTGGGTTTGGATTACTTGCATCGTGAGCTTTCTGTAATACACACTGATTTGAAGCCTGAGAATGTCTTGCTTTTGTCTCCAATCGATCCATCTAAGGATCCTAGAAAATTAGGCATTCCACTTATCCTTCCAAACACGAAGGATAAGACTGTGACCAAGAATGGGGCAACAATAGCAAATAAAAGTTTGAATGGAGATCTGACCAAGAATCAGAAAAAGAAATTGCGGAAAAAGGCTAAAAAGGCTGCTCAAAGCTGTGCTGGGAGGGAAAATGCTGAGGAAGCTGAGGAGGATTCCAAAGCATCTGATGAGCAAGATGATTGTAGTAATGATGTGAAACCTAGTGTAGAATCTGGTGAAGTTAAACCTAATAGTCCTGTGAGGAAAGATGAATCAACAAAGACTTCtgaaaataaagatattccacAAGGAAGTCATGGTAATAGGAGAGGTAGCCGCTCTACAAGAAAGAAGTTGCTTGCAGCTGTTGATCTTAAGTGCAAGCTGGTTGATTTTGGTAATGCTTGTTGGACCTATAAACAATTCACAAATGATATTCAGACAAGGCAGTATAGGTGTCCTGAGGTACTTCTTGGATCTAAATATTCAACTCCAGCAGATCTGTGGTCCTTTGCTTGCATTTGCTTTGAGCTTGCATCTGGTGATGTTCTTTTTGATCCTCATAGTGGTGACAACTATGATAGGGATGAG GATCAtctggcattgatgatggagctTCTTGGGATGATGCCTCGCAAG ATTGCACTTGGTGGACGCTATTCCcgagatttttttaatagatatgGCGATTTGAGGCACATTCGTCGGTTGCGTTTCTGGCCTCTTAATAAGGTGCTGACGGAGAAGTATGATTTCAGTGAACAAGAAGCAAATAACATGACCGACTTCCTTCTTCCATTACTTGATTTTGTCCCTGAAAAGAGGCCAACTGCTGCTCAATGCCTTCAGCATCCTTGGTTCAGTGCAGGTCCCTTCACTCTCGAGCCCTCATTGACTGCTGTGAAGCAAGATGATGCTATTGAAGgggaaatatttgaaaaaatgcaGAGGGAAAAGGCTGAGCAGGAGGCTGTGGAAGTTGGCATGGGGAATATGGCCATAGATGGAAATCCAAAGCCACTCAAAGAGTTCCAATCTATGAAGCCATCAGAATAG
- the LOC100795803 gene encoding aspartic proteinase 36, protein MGAAFVISVLMFAALAGGSPASLTLERAFPTNHTVELSQLRARDALRHRRMLQSSNGVVDFSVQGTFDPFQVGLYYTKVQLGTPPVEFNVQIDTGSDVLWVSCNSCSGCPQTSGLQIQLNFFDPGSSSTSSMIACSDQRCNNGIQSSDATCSSQNNQCSYTFQYGDGSGTSGYYVSDMMHLNTIFEGSVTTNSTAPVVFGCSNQQTGDLTKSDRAVDGIFGFGQQEMSVISQLSSQGIAPRVFSHCLKGDSSGGGILVLGEIVEPNIVYTSLVPAQPHYNLNLQSIAVNGQTLQIDSSVFATSNSRGTIVDSGTTLAYLAEEAYDPFVSAITASIPQSVHTVVSRGNQCYLITSSVTEVFPQVSLNFAGGASMILRPQDYLIQQNSIGGAAVWCIGFQKIQGQGITILGDLVLKDKIVVYDLAGQRIGWANYDCSLSVNVSATTGTGRSEFVNAGEIGGNISLRDGLKLTRTGFLAFFVHLTLIYCFGFL, encoded by the exons ATGGGGGCTGCTTTTGTTATCTCCGTCTTGATGTTTGCCGCGTTAGCTGGCGGATCTCCGGCGAGTCTGACTTTGGAGAGAGCGTTTCCGACGAATCACACAGTGGAGCTGAGTCAGCTGAGAGCTCGTGACGCGTTGAGGCATCGCAGAATGTTGCAGTCTTCAAACGGCGTCGTCGATTTCTCCGTTCAAGGCACCTTCGATCCCTTCCAAGTCGG GCTCTACTATACAAAAGTGCAGTTGGGTACTCCTCCAGTGGAATTTAATGTGCAGATTGACACTGGCAGTGATGTTCTCTGGGTTAGTTGTAACTCCTGCAGTGGTTGTCCTCAAACAAGTGGGCTTCAG ATTCAGCTAAATTTTTTTGACCCCGGGAGTTCATCAACATCTTCAATGATCGCTTGTTCTGACCAAAGGTGCAATAATGGAATACAATCATCAGATGCCACATGTTCCAGCCAGAACAACCAGTGCTCCTACACTTTCCAGTATGGAGATGGGAGTGGGACATCAGGCTATTATGTGTCAGATATGATGCATTTGAACACCATTTTTGAGGGATCCGTGACCACGAATTCTACTGCACCTGTAGTTTTTGG TTGTAGCAACCAGCAAACTGGGGACTTGACAAAGTCTGATAGAGCAGTTGATGGGATATTTGGATTTGGGCAACAGGAAATGTCTGTCATTTCTCAACTTTCCTCACAAGGAATTGCTCCAAGAGTATTCTCACATTGTCTGAAAGGAGATAGTAGTGGTGGGGGCATATTGGTTCTTGGTGAGATTGTGGAGCCAAACATAGTCTACACTTCACTTGTTCCAGCACA GCCTCATTACAATTTAAATCTACAGAGCATCGCTGTCAATGGCCAGACATTGCAAATTGATTCATCAGTTTTTGCAACATCAAACAGCAGAGGTACCATTGTTGATTCTGGAACAACTTTGGCGTACCTTGCGGAAGAGGCTTATGATCCCTTTGTCTCTGCG ATTACAGCTTCAATTCCACAATCTGTACACACTGTTGTTTCCAGGGGAAATCAGTGTTATTTAATCACATCCAG TGTCACTGAAGTTTTTCCTCAAGTAAGTCTGAACTTTGCTGGTGGTGCATCTATGATTTTAAGGCCTCAGGACTACCTGATACAGCAGAATTCCATT GGTGGTGCAGCAGTGTGGTGTATTGGCTTTCAGAAAATCCAGGGTCAAGGGATAACAATTCTAGGAG ATCTCGTATTAAAAGACAAAATTGTTGTTTATGATCTGGCTGGTCAACGCATTGGATGGGCTAACTATGACT GTTCTTTGTCGGTGAATGTCTCTGCAACAACTGGCACTGGCA